In Papaver somniferum cultivar HN1 chromosome 1, ASM357369v1, whole genome shotgun sequence, a genomic segment contains:
- the LOC113347631 gene encoding uncharacterized protein LOC113347631 — protein sequence MVIKIDMAKAFDRVNWDFLLQVLSQMGISSHWCNLIFQCICTTSMAVLVNGSPGKFFKPSRGLRQGDLLSPYLFLLCMEALYSKNTSPDIADNISNTLKVQRINPTDKYLGSPLFTTKSKIQDFKPCVDKLKFRFAGWKTTLSTARKMTMIQSVTSTTSIYHMNFFKIPKPICNDINAIQRDFFWNKEEYKSKGFYYFAWDAVNKPKELGGMGFKNMEIFNMAMLTKIAWRLVSEPNSLWSNTMKAFHYPNTEVIRLDTKPKVTDSWIWKGILERHSSSPTILLLEGGKWSEHTYLGRQMGHKPPRETSKTKPLPRESHIC from the exons ATGGTCATTAAAATTGATATGGCAAAGGCATTTGATAGAGTCAATTGGGACTTTCTTCTTCAGGTTTTATCTCAGATGGGAATCAGCTCTCATTGGTGCAACCTGATATTTCAATGCATTTGCACTACAAGTATGGCTGTGCTGGTCAATGGATCTCCAGGAAAATTCTTCAAACCCTCTAGGGGGCTAAGACAAGGGGACCTCTTATCCCCCTATCTATTCTTATTATGTATGGAAGCCCTATACAG CAAGAACACTTCCCCGGACATTGCTGATAACATCAGTAATACTTTGAAGGTTCAAAGGATTAATCCAACAGACAAGTATCTGGGTTCCCCTCTGTTCACCACAAAAAGCAAGATCCAAGATTTCAAGCCTTGTGTAGACAAGCTTAAATTCAGATTTGCTGGATGGAAAACAACTCTCTCTACTGCTAGAAAAATGACAATGATTCAGTCTGTCACTTCCACAACTAGTATATATCATATGAActtcttcaaaattccaaaacctATATGCAATGATATCAATGCCATCCAAAGAGACTTTTTCTGGAATAAAGAAGAATACAAATCCAAAGGATTCTATTACTTTGCTTGGGATGCAGTAAACAAACCCAAAGAATTAGGAGGTATGGGATTCAAAAACATGGAAATATTCAATATGGCTATGCTTACTAAAATTGCTTGGAGACTTGTCTCAGAGCCAAACTCCCTATGGAGTAATACTATGAAGGCATTCCACTATCCCAACACTGAAGTCATAAGATTAGATACCAAACCAAAGGTCACAGactcttggatctggaaaggaaTTCTAGAAAGGCATAGCTCTTCTCCAACAATATTACTTTTGGAAGGTGGGAAATGGAGTGAACATACATATTTGGGAAGACAGATGGGTCACAAACCTCCCAGGGAGACTTCAAAAACCAAGCCTCTGCCCAGAGAATCTCATATCTGTTAA
- the LOC113331347 gene encoding glutathione S-transferase F13-like, which yields MGVKLYGIPLSTPTAAVMTCLAEKEVEYELVPVNLSTGEHKTPTHLAKNPFGKIPALEDGSITLFESRAITAYISHKYQSGTDLFRHDNIEEAAMVGVWVEVESQQFSPPIGSIIYEILVKPYTGQTTDQSAVDANVVKLSSVLDVYEARLSSSKYLACDSFTLADLHHLPYIYYLLKTPHADLITSRPHVNAWWEDISARPSFVKVAEQVDAIIAKA from the exons ATGGGTGTGAAGCTTTATGGAATTCCTTTGTCCACACCAACCGCAGCTGTAATGACATGCCTGGCCGAGAAAGAAGTCGAGTATGAGCTTGTCCCTGTTAATCTCTCCACAGGAGAACACAAAACTCCAACTCATCTCGCAAAAAAC CCATTTGGAAAGATTCCAGCCTTGGAAGATGGCTCCATCACACTTTTTG AATCTCGAGCAATCACGGCGTACATATCCCATAAATACCAGTCTGGTACAGACCTGTTCAGACATGACAACATCGAAGAAGCAGCCATGGTTGGAGTATGGGTAGAAGTGGAATCACAACAATTTAGCCCTCCTATCGGTTCGATTATCTATGAAATTTTAGTAAAGCCTTACACTGGCCAAACTACAGACCAATCAGCTGTCGATGCCAACGTTGTGAAATTGAGTTCGGTGCTTGATGTTTATGAAGCTAGATTGAGCAGTTCTAAGTACTTGGCATGTGATTCTTTTACTCTTGCCGATCTTCATCACCTTCCTTACATTTACTACCTCCTCAAGACTCCTCATGCGGATTTAATCACTTCGAGGCCTCATGTTAACGCGTGGTGGGAGGATATTTCAGCTAGGCCATCGTTTGTTAAGGTTGCTGAACAGGTGGATGCTATAATTGCTAAGGCTTGA